One window from the genome of Acidihalobacter ferrooxydans encodes:
- the rpsC gene encoding 30S ribosomal protein S3, with translation MGQKVHPTGFRLGIASDWRSKWYAQGREYADLLNNDLEVRDFIKRKLAHASVSRIQIERPARAAVLTIHTARPGIVIGKKGEDIEALRREIASRMHLLPQNVKVNIEEVRKPETDAQLVAEGIAQQLEKRIMFRRAMRRAVGNAMRLGALGVKVNVGGRLNGAEIARSEWYREGRVPLHTLRADIDYGFAEAHTTYGVIGIKVWIYKGDVFGPAASRGESRQAAG, from the coding sequence ATGGGTCAAAAAGTACATCCGACGGGTTTCCGTCTTGGCATAGCCAGCGACTGGCGGTCGAAATGGTACGCGCAGGGGCGTGAATATGCCGATTTGCTGAATAATGATCTCGAGGTTCGCGATTTTATCAAGCGCAAACTGGCGCATGCCTCAGTTAGCCGCATCCAGATTGAGCGTCCGGCGCGCGCCGCGGTATTGACGATACATACGGCACGACCAGGCATTGTGATCGGCAAGAAAGGTGAAGACATTGAGGCCCTGCGCCGTGAAATTGCCTCGCGTATGCACCTGTTACCGCAAAACGTAAAAGTGAATATCGAAGAGGTACGTAAACCCGAAACCGATGCGCAATTAGTGGCCGAGGGTATCGCGCAACAGCTAGAAAAGCGCATTATGTTCCGTCGCGCAATGCGCCGTGCTGTCGGAAATGCGATGCGCCTTGGTGCGTTGGGTGTGAAGGTCAATGTCGGTGGCCGTTTAAATGGTGCAGAAATTGCGCGTTCAGAGTGGTATCGCGAGGGACGCGTGCCGCTGCATACGTTGCGTGCCGACATAGATTACGGTTTTGCCGAAGCGCATACCACTTACGGTGTGATCGGTATCAAAGTGTGGATTTACAAGGGCGACGTGTTCGGGCCGGCCGCATCACGTGGCGAATCACGCCAGGCGGCGGGTTAA
- the rplV gene encoding 50S ribosomal protein L22, with amino-acid sequence MEVAAKLRYARISPQKARLVADQVRGLPVEKAIQVLTFSPKKAAGMIRKVLESAIANAEHNEGADVDELKICTIFVDEAPVLKRMHARAKGRGNRIIKRTSHITIKVGDR; translated from the coding sequence ATGGAAGTCGCAGCAAAGCTGAGATATGCCCGGATTTCGCCCCAAAAGGCCCGCCTTGTGGCCGATCAGGTGCGTGGATTGCCGGTAGAAAAGGCCATTCAGGTCCTGACGTTCAGCCCCAAAAAGGCTGCGGGTATGATTCGTAAGGTACTGGAGTCTGCTATCGCGAACGCCGAGCACAACGAAGGTGCCGACGTTGATGAGTTGAAGATTTGCACGATTTTCGTCGATGAGGCGCCGGTGTTGAAGCGTATGCATGCACGAGCCAAGGGCCGCGGCAATCGCATCATTAAACGCACTAGCCATATCACCATTAAAGTCGGCGATCGTTGA
- the rpsS gene encoding 30S ribosomal protein S19: MPRSIKKGPFVDHHLIKKVDDAVAANSRRPIKTWSRRSMILPQMIGLTIAVHNGRQHVPVLVSENMVGHKLGEFAATRTFKGHVANKKAK; the protein is encoded by the coding sequence GTGCCACGTTCAATTAAGAAAGGTCCGTTTGTTGACCATCATCTGATCAAGAAAGTCGATGATGCGGTTGCTGCGAACAGTCGCCGCCCAATCAAGACATGGTCCCGTCGCTCGATGATTCTTCCGCAGATGATCGGTTTGACGATCGCGGTACACAACGGGCGTCAACATGTGCCGGTGCTGGTCTCAGAAAATATGGTCGGGCATAAGCTCGGTGAGTTTGCGGCGACGCGTACCTTCAAGGGTCACGTGGCTAACAAGAAGGCGAAGTAA
- the rplB gene encoding 50S ribosomal protein L2, with amino-acid sequence MAIVKAKPTSAGRRFQVRVTREDLYKGSPHAALVAKKSKTGGRNNQGRVTQRHQGGGHKQLYRVIDFKRDKDGIPGRVERLEYDPNRSANIALILYRDGERRYVIAPKGVRAGDAVLSGAGAPIKTGNALPLRSIPVGSTVHCVELKPGKGAQLARSAGASVQVVAREGTYATIRLRSGEMRKVSIECRATIGEVGNSEHNLRKFGKAGAKRWIGVRPTVRGTAMNPVDHPHGGGEGRNFGQHPVTPWGVPTKGYKTRNNKRTDKYIVRRRNSK; translated from the coding sequence ATGGCAATCGTTAAGGCAAAGCCAACCTCGGCGGGTCGTCGTTTTCAGGTGCGTGTGACGCGTGAGGATCTGTACAAAGGTTCCCCGCATGCGGCTCTGGTGGCGAAGAAGTCGAAGACTGGCGGTCGTAATAATCAGGGTCGCGTGACGCAACGCCATCAAGGCGGGGGTCATAAGCAGCTGTATCGCGTGATTGATTTCAAGCGTGACAAGGATGGTATTCCGGGCCGCGTCGAGCGTCTTGAGTATGACCCGAATCGCAGTGCCAATATTGCTTTGATCCTGTACCGTGACGGCGAGCGGCGTTACGTCATCGCTCCGAAGGGTGTGCGGGCGGGTGATGCTGTGTTATCGGGCGCAGGAGCGCCGATCAAGACGGGTAACGCATTGCCGCTGCGATCGATCCCGGTGGGTAGCACTGTTCATTGTGTAGAGCTTAAGCCTGGTAAGGGCGCGCAGCTGGCACGGTCGGCTGGCGCATCGGTTCAGGTTGTCGCGCGCGAAGGTACGTATGCCACGATTCGTCTGCGTTCCGGCGAGATGCGCAAGGTATCGATTGAGTGTCGTGCAACGATTGGTGAAGTAGGTAATTCCGAACATAACTTGCGCAAGTTTGGCAAGGCTGGCGCCAAGCGCTGGATCGGTGTGCGCCCGACGGTCCGTGGTACCGCGATGAACCCGGTTGATCATCCGCATGGTGGTGGTGAAGGACGTAATTTCGGTCAGCATCCGGTCACGCCCTGGGGCGTACCTACCAAAGGATACAAGACGCGTAATAACAAGCGAACAGACAAGTATATTGTCCGTCGCCGGAACTCGAAGTAA
- the rplW gene encoding 50S ribosomal protein L23, which translates to MTQDRLMQVLVAPHVSEKSAGLAEAATQHVFKVLPDATKLEIKKAVELMFEVKVAGVRVVNVPGKRKTFGRRPGRRNDWRKAYVTLAAGQDIELDVE; encoded by the coding sequence ATGACTCAGGATCGTTTGATGCAGGTGTTGGTTGCACCGCATGTGTCCGAAAAGTCAGCAGGACTTGCCGAAGCCGCGACACAGCACGTTTTCAAGGTTTTGCCGGATGCGACAAAGCTTGAAATCAAGAAGGCCGTCGAGCTGATGTTCGAGGTCAAGGTGGCTGGTGTGCGCGTAGTCAACGTTCCCGGCAAGCGCAAGACATTCGGTCGCCGTCCCGGTCGCCGTAATGATTGGCGCAAAGCATACGTGACTCTGGCCGCAGGCCAGGACATTGAATTAGACGTCGAGTGA
- the rplD gene encoding 50S ribosomal protein L4, producing the protein MEFQVQGGNAISLADGLFDRDFNESLVHQAIVAYMAGGRSGTKAQKSRAEVRGGGIKPWRQKGTGRARAGSIRSPIWVGGGRAFAAKPRSYAQKLNKKMYRAAMRSIFSELVRQDRLVAVEAFSLDAPKTKSFLAVLDGVVSERNALIVIDQPDEALWLGARNVPHVEVTDVAGLDPVRLVGYERVVVTVAALKQIEEWLA; encoded by the coding sequence ATGGAGTTTCAGGTTCAGGGCGGTAATGCGATCAGCTTGGCCGACGGCCTGTTTGATCGCGACTTCAATGAGTCGTTGGTTCATCAGGCGATTGTCGCTTATATGGCGGGCGGACGCTCCGGTACCAAGGCGCAGAAATCTCGCGCTGAAGTTCGCGGCGGCGGGATCAAGCCCTGGCGTCAGAAGGGTACCGGTCGTGCGCGTGCAGGCAGCATCCGCAGCCCGATCTGGGTTGGCGGTGGTCGCGCTTTTGCTGCAAAGCCACGCAGCTATGCGCAGAAACTCAACAAGAAGATGTATCGCGCTGCGATGCGTTCAATTTTTTCCGAACTGGTACGCCAGGATCGATTGGTCGCGGTTGAAGCCTTTAGTCTGGATGCCCCGAAAACGAAGAGCTTTCTCGCGGTACTCGATGGCGTGGTCAGTGAGCGTAATGCGTTGATCGTGATTGACCAACCTGATGAAGCACTTTGGCTAGGTGCGCGCAATGTGCCGCATGTCGAAGTCACAGATGTTGCGGGTTTGGATCCGGTACGACTGGTTGGATATGAGCGCGTGGTTGTGACTGTGGCTGCGCTGAAACAGATTGAGGAGTGGTTGGCATGA
- the rplC gene encoding 50S ribosomal protein L3: protein MSIGLVGRKLGMSRVFTEDGVSVPVTVIQAEPNRVTQVKVPEIDGYFGMQVTAGVRKASRVNKPAAGHFAKANVEAGRGLWESRVSADELEGIEVGAQITVERFAAGQMVDVAGVSKGKGFAGTIKRHHFRGQDRTHGNSLSHRVPGSIGQNQTPGRVFKGKKMSGHMGNVRVTTQNLEVVRVDAERSLILVKGAIPGAAGGDVIVRPAVKQKG, encoded by the coding sequence ATGTCAATCGGATTGGTCGGGCGCAAATTAGGCATGAGCCGCGTCTTTACCGAGGATGGGGTGTCTGTGCCGGTGACCGTGATTCAGGCCGAGCCGAATCGCGTGACACAGGTCAAAGTGCCCGAGATCGATGGCTATTTTGGAATGCAGGTCACCGCGGGTGTGCGTAAGGCTTCCCGTGTGAACAAGCCTGCGGCCGGGCATTTCGCAAAGGCGAATGTCGAGGCGGGGCGCGGTCTGTGGGAGTCGCGGGTCAGTGCTGACGAGCTCGAAGGTATTGAGGTGGGCGCGCAGATTACGGTCGAGCGTTTTGCGGCAGGCCAGATGGTGGATGTTGCCGGCGTGAGCAAGGGCAAGGGCTTTGCTGGCACGATCAAGCGCCATCATTTCCGTGGACAAGACCGCACGCACGGTAATTCGCTCTCGCATCGTGTGCCAGGCTCGATCGGTCAGAACCAGACCCCAGGTCGTGTGTTCAAGGGCAAGAAAATGTCGGGACATATGGGTAACGTCCGCGTGACTACGCAGAATCTCGAAGTGGTGCGTGTCGACGCTGAGCGCAGCCTGATACTGGTCAAGGGCGCGATTCCTGGCGCGGCTGGCGGCGATGTCATCGTGCGCCCTGCAGTTAAGCAGAAGGGTTGA
- the rpsJ gene encoding 30S ribosomal protein S10, which translates to MPASQRIRIRLKAFDHRLIDRSASEIVETAKRTGARVKGPIPLPTRKERYTVLISPHVNKDARDQYELRTHKRLMDILDPTDKTVDALMKLDLAAGVDVQIRLN; encoded by the coding sequence ATGCCAGCCAGTCAAAGAATCCGGATCCGCCTCAAAGCCTTTGATCACCGACTGATTGATCGTTCGGCCAGTGAAATTGTTGAAACTGCCAAGCGTACCGGTGCGCGAGTGAAGGGGCCGATTCCGCTGCCCACGCGTAAAGAACGCTATACCGTGCTGATTTCGCCACACGTCAATAAGGATGCGCGTGATCAGTATGAATTGCGCACGCACAAGCGTCTGATGGATATTCTCGACCCAACCGACAAGACCGTTGACGCCTTGATGAAGTTGGATCTTGCCGCTGGCGTAGATGTGCAAATAAGGCTTAACTAA